CTAAAGAAGGTCTCAAAGTAGACTTTGAGACTGCAGATAGCAATAATGCTTCTATAAATTTATCAGTAGACTCTGATGCTCTATCAAAACTAATCTTAGATCAAATACAGAAGGATTTAGTAGACGCTATTATCGGGAATATAACAAATAGCTTGATACAAGAAGTTATAGATAAAATAATCTCTGATCCAACTCTAGCTTTAACTAAAGCTTTTAAGAACTTCTCTATATCAGACAAGATTCAGTGTAATGGATTGTTCACAAAAACTAATATTGGAACTCTTCTCGGGGGGACTGAGATTGGTACATTTACTATTACACCAGACAATGCTGATAGTATGTTCCTAATTTCTGCCGATATCATCGCCTCTAGAATGGAAGGGAATGTTGTCCTAGCTCTAGTTAAGGAAGGTGATTCTGCTCCTTGCGCTGTTAGTTATGGTTATTCATCTGGCATACCT
The nucleotide sequence above comes from Chlamydia caviae GPIC. Encoded proteins:
- the pgp3 gene encoding virulence factor Pgp3, which translates into the protein MGNSGFYLNNNQNCVFADNIKVGQMQNPLQDQQLILGTTSTPTAAKITAKEGLKVDFETADSNNASINLSVDSDALSKLILDQIQKDLVDAIIGNITNSLIQEVIDKIISDPTLALTKAFKNFSISDKIQCNGLFTKTNIGTLLGGTEIGTFTITPDNADSMFLISADIIASRMEGNVVLALVKEGDSAPCAVSYGYSSGIPNVCSLRTAVSNSGANPVTFSLRVGGMESGVVWVNALANGDSILGTTTTSNISFLEVKQQTNG